A part of Dreissena polymorpha isolate Duluth1 chromosome 13, UMN_Dpol_1.0, whole genome shotgun sequence genomic DNA contains:
- the LOC127855103 gene encoding hemagglutinin/amebocyte aggregation factor-like, with the protein MSLQLLIIVCACLVQQINGWQNNLDGLLDYQCPNKNQFINHVISQHHNHEEDRQFDFTCSDVVSGYDDLTTTCTYSGWVNSFDQPVNFRCPDDGFIHGMRSEHNNHNEDRIWGFFCCKIPEIHMISCEHTGWTNDWDGDQSFYVPPEHVMVGVTSEHDNHHEDRRFAYEVCRILQGGEIIAG; encoded by the exons ATGAGTCTACAATTGCTAATCATCGTTTGCGCATGCTTAGTACAGCAAATCAACGGATGGCAAAATAATCTGGACGGATTGCTAGATTACCAATGTCCAAACAAAAACCAGTTCATCAATCACGTGATAAGCCAGCATCACAATCACGAGGAAGATCGACAATTCGACTTCACGTGCAGTGACGTCGTTTCTGGCTATGATGATTTGACAACAACGTGCACGTATTCAG GGTGGGTTAATAGTTTTGATCAGCCGGTCAACTTTCGGTGTCCGGACGACGGCTTCATACATGGCATGAGGAGCGAGCACAACAACCACAACGAAGACCGGATATGGGGCTTCTTTTGCTGCAAGATTCCAG AAATCCACATGATCAGTTGTGAACACACCGGCTGGACAAATGATTGGGATGGCGACCAGAGTTTCTATGTGCCCCCTGAACACGTGATGGTGGGCGTTACGTCAGAGCATGACAACCACCACGA AGATCGACGCTTCGCCTACGAAGTATGCCGAATTCTTCAAGGAGGCGAAATAATTGCTGGTTAA